Proteins from a single region of Sphingopyxis sp. BSN-002:
- the tpiA gene encoding triose-phosphate isomerase, whose product MARRKYVVGNWKMNGLTAALGEAQAIFAAAGENKGVDVALCPPFTLIGPMISAAPGAAVGGQDCHAAASGAFTGSVAAPMLADIGASLVIVGHSERREGFGESDADVKAKAGAALAAGLSVILCVGEPREVRESGGAADYVLAQIAGSLPGDFDPARLAIAYEPIWAIGTGLVPTVGDVAAMHGAIRAKLGEQAGGSAAGTMRILYGGSVNAENAAELLGAGDVDGALVGGASLTAGKFVPIIEAAAAL is encoded by the coding sequence ATGGCGCGGCGCAAATATGTGGTCGGCAACTGGAAGATGAACGGGCTGACCGCCGCGCTCGGCGAAGCGCAGGCGATTTTCGCCGCGGCTGGCGAGAATAAGGGTGTCGATGTCGCGCTTTGTCCGCCGTTCACGCTGATCGGCCCGATGATCTCGGCCGCTCCCGGAGCCGCGGTTGGCGGGCAGGATTGTCACGCCGCGGCCTCGGGTGCTTTCACGGGGTCGGTCGCGGCCCCGATGCTGGCCGATATCGGCGCAAGCCTCGTCATCGTGGGGCATAGCGAGCGGCGCGAGGGCTTCGGCGAAAGCGACGCCGATGTGAAAGCGAAGGCCGGGGCCGCGCTCGCTGCAGGCCTTTCGGTAATCCTGTGCGTCGGCGAGCCGCGCGAGGTACGCGAATCGGGCGGGGCGGCCGATTATGTGCTTGCGCAAATCGCGGGTTCGCTGCCCGGCGATTTCGATCCGGCGCGGCTGGCGATCGCCTATGAACCGATCTGGGCGATCGGCACCGGACTGGTGCCGACCGTGGGCGACGTAGCGGCCATGCATGGCGCGATCCGCGCAAAACTGGGCGAACAGGCCGGCGGGAGCGCGGCCGGGACGATGCGCATCCTTTATGGCGGCTCGGTGAATGCCGAGAATGCGGCCGAGTTGCTGGGCGCCGGCGATGTCGACGGCGCGCTCGTCGGCGGGGCGAGTCTGACCGCGGGCAAGTTCGTGCCGATCATCGAGGCGGCCGCCGCTCTCTAA
- a CDS encoding peptidylprolyl isomerase — translation MITTLRRLFGSTLGKFVALAFIVLIGVLFALADVTGTSSPLGGVGGASAVKVGDASISIEELRNRVRQSYNQARQQQPGLTMAAFVESGGLDQALNQTVDGLAFEQFAEQLGFAVSKRQIDGRIADIPAFAGVSGKFDQKAFESFMQQNGLTEAQIRRELKQQLLLEQLGVPIGSLPRVAAGMAQPYAALLLEQRRGQALFIPSSAFAPAGDPGDAALQTYLAQNKSKFTIPERRVLQYALFDRSAVPVPAVSDAEIAKAYKANAAQYAASETRRFAQVIAPDQATANSIAAKVRGGATLAAAAQASGLSASTTSELTQQAYAAQSSAATAKAAFTAKRGDVVGPLQEGLGWTVARVESVTAKPARNLAEATPEIRTELQKNKANEAIVDYYNAIQDAVNSGASIEEIAADRKLKVETTPALLPSGRAPGLPGFVPSPELAPMVSGAFQGSEEGEGHIATLVENEKFAVYSVKSIVAAAPPPFAQIRGEILSDWRFAQGQKVARDKARAIVKAVEGGKGLSEAANAAGAAMAGVQTIGGRRADLGRDGKPVPPELALLFSMAKGSVKTLEVPGNRGWMVLALGDVDRPNPKDIEPARVAAIAQPLAPAIGNELVEQLAAEAKRRVGVTINKELVEQLRKELTGAAPVGE, via the coding sequence ATGATCACGACCCTCCGCCGCCTCTTCGGATCGACCCTCGGCAAGTTCGTCGCCCTCGCCTTCATCGTCCTGATCGGCGTTCTCTTCGCGCTCGCCGACGTGACGGGAACCTCTTCGCCTCTTGGCGGTGTCGGCGGAGCCAGCGCGGTCAAGGTGGGCGATGCATCGATCAGCATCGAGGAGCTGCGCAATCGCGTCCGCCAGTCCTACAATCAGGCGCGCCAGCAGCAGCCGGGCCTGACAATGGCGGCCTTCGTCGAATCGGGCGGGCTCGATCAGGCGCTGAACCAGACCGTCGACGGCCTCGCCTTCGAACAATTTGCCGAGCAGCTCGGCTTTGCCGTCAGCAAACGCCAGATCGACGGGCGTATCGCCGACATCCCGGCGTTCGCCGGCGTCTCGGGCAAGTTCGACCAGAAGGCGTTCGAAAGCTTCATGCAGCAGAACGGCCTGACCGAAGCGCAAATCCGCCGCGAACTCAAACAGCAGCTGCTCCTCGAACAGCTTGGCGTGCCGATCGGCTCGCTGCCGCGCGTGGCCGCCGGCATGGCACAGCCCTATGCCGCGCTACTGCTCGAACAGCGCCGCGGACAGGCGCTTTTCATTCCATCCAGCGCCTTTGCCCCCGCGGGCGATCCGGGCGATGCCGCGCTTCAGACCTATCTCGCGCAGAACAAGTCGAAGTTCACCATCCCCGAACGGCGCGTGCTGCAATATGCGCTGTTCGATCGCAGCGCGGTCCCGGTTCCCGCCGTCAGCGATGCCGAGATCGCCAAGGCCTATAAGGCCAATGCCGCCCAATATGCGGCGAGCGAAACGCGCCGCTTCGCGCAGGTGATCGCCCCCGATCAGGCGACAGCGAACAGCATTGCCGCAAAGGTTCGCGGCGGCGCTACCCTCGCAGCGGCAGCGCAGGCCTCGGGCCTCTCGGCCTCGACCACCAGCGAACTGACGCAGCAGGCCTATGCCGCGCAGAGCAGCGCCGCGACCGCGAAGGCCGCATTTACCGCGAAGCGCGGCGACGTCGTCGGGCCGCTGCAGGAAGGGCTCGGCTGGACCGTCGCGCGCGTCGAAAGCGTGACGGCGAAGCCCGCGCGCAATTTGGCCGAAGCGACCCCCGAAATCCGCACGGAGCTTCAGAAGAACAAGGCGAACGAGGCGATCGTCGACTATTACAACGCGATCCAGGATGCCGTGAACAGCGGCGCCTCGATCGAGGAAATCGCTGCCGACCGCAAGCTCAAGGTCGAGACGACCCCCGCGCTGCTCCCCAGCGGCCGCGCCCCCGGCCTTCCCGGCTTCGTCCCCTCGCCCGAACTGGCCCCGATGGTCAGCGGCGCGTTCCAGGGCAGCGAGGAAGGCGAAGGCCATATCGCGACGCTGGTCGAGAATGAAAAATTCGCCGTCTATTCGGTCAAGTCGATCGTCGCCGCCGCACCGCCGCCGTTCGCCCAGATCCGCGGCGAAATCCTGTCCGACTGGCGCTTTGCACAGGGTCAGAAGGTTGCCCGCGACAAGGCCCGCGCGATCGTCAAGGCGGTCGAGGGTGGCAAGGGCCTGTCGGAAGCCGCCAATGCGGCCGGTGCCGCCATGGCCGGCGTCCAGACGATCGGCGGCCGCCGTGCCGACCTTGGCCGCGACGGCAAGCCGGTTCCGCCCGAACTCGCCCTGCTCTTCTCGATGGCGAAGGGAAGCGTGAAGACGCTGGAAGTTCCCGGAAACCGTGGCTGGATGGTTCTCGCGCTCGGCGACGTCGACCGCCCGAACCCGAAGGATATCGAACCGGCCCGCGTCGCCGCCATCGCCCAGCCGCTTGCGCCCGCGATCGGGAACGAGCTCGTCGAACAGCTCGCCGCCGAAGCGAAGCGCCGCGTCGGCGTGACGATCAACAAGGAACTGGTCGAGCAACTCCGCAAGGAACTGACCGGCGCCGCGCCGGTCGGCGAATAA
- the trpE gene encoding anthranilate synthase component I, which yields MALEGRAAALEALAGGRGAVVWQRLIADIETPVSAALKLIEPGRGDWVLESVESGETRGRYSLIGLDPDLLFEVTGNAARINRDWRRDRDAFEPIEAGALQALRDLVAECRFDVPEGLPKALATLVGFFAYETIGLVERIPRAPGKGLGLPDMVFVRPTIILVFDRLADELFLIAPIWPEASGAIDRMIEAAQDRLDDIAARLSTVSAHGEPAKTDALPADIAANPATSPAEFAKMVATAKEYIAAGDIFQVVLSQRFSTPFDLPPFDLYRALRRINPSPFLYFLDLPGFAIIGSSPEILVRVRDGEITIRPIAGTRPRGRTSAEDVENRESLLADPKERAEHLMLLDLGRNDVGRAAIGGTVTVTDSYTVEFYSHVMHIVSNVIGRIAPDKDAIDALFAGFPAGTVSGAPKVRACQIIAELEADARGPYAGGVGYFAPDGNMDSCIVLRTAIVKDGEMHVQAGAGIVADSDPAYEQRECEAKAGALFAAAREAVRLAGTPGYGQ from the coding sequence GTGGCTCTCGAGGGCAGAGCGGCTGCGCTCGAGGCGCTGGCCGGCGGCCGCGGTGCGGTCGTCTGGCAACGGCTGATCGCCGATATCGAGACCCCGGTCTCGGCCGCGCTCAAGCTCATCGAGCCGGGCCGCGGCGACTGGGTGCTCGAATCGGTCGAAAGCGGCGAGACGCGCGGACGCTACAGCCTGATCGGTCTCGACCCCGACCTGCTGTTCGAGGTCACCGGCAATGCCGCGCGCATCAACCGCGACTGGCGCCGCGACCGCGATGCCTTCGAACCGATCGAAGCCGGCGCGTTGCAGGCATTGCGCGATCTCGTAGCCGAATGCCGCTTCGACGTGCCCGAGGGCCTGCCCAAGGCGCTGGCAACGCTCGTCGGCTTCTTCGCCTATGAAACGATCGGCCTCGTCGAGCGCATCCCGCGCGCGCCGGGCAAGGGCCTCGGCCTGCCCGACATGGTGTTCGTCCGTCCGACCATCATCCTCGTGTTCGACCGCCTCGCCGACGAACTCTTCCTGATCGCCCCGATCTGGCCCGAAGCGAGCGGCGCGATCGACCGGATGATCGAGGCGGCACAGGACCGGCTCGACGACATCGCCGCGCGCCTCTCGACCGTCAGCGCGCACGGCGAGCCCGCAAAGACCGATGCCCTGCCCGCGGATATCGCCGCCAATCCGGCGACCAGCCCTGCCGAATTCGCGAAAATGGTCGCGACCGCGAAGGAATATATCGCCGCGGGCGACATCTTCCAGGTCGTGCTGTCGCAGCGCTTCTCGACCCCGTTCGACCTGCCGCCTTTCGACCTCTACCGCGCCCTCCGCCGCATCAATCCCTCGCCCTTCCTCTATTTCCTCGATCTCCCCGGCTTCGCGATCATCGGTTCGTCGCCCGAGATCCTCGTCCGCGTCCGCGACGGCGAGATCACGATCAGGCCCATCGCCGGCACCCGCCCGCGCGGCCGCACCAGCGCCGAGGATGTCGAGAACCGCGAAAGCCTGCTCGCCGATCCCAAGGAGCGCGCCGAGCACCTGATGCTGCTCGATCTCGGCCGCAACGACGTCGGCCGCGCCGCGATCGGCGGAACCGTGACCGTCACCGACAGCTACACCGTCGAATTCTACAGCCACGTCATGCACATCGTCTCGAACGTCATCGGCCGCATCGCGCCCGACAAGGACGCGATCGACGCGCTGTTCGCGGGCTTTCCCGCCGGAACGGTGAGCGGGGCGCCCAAGGTGCGCGCGTGCCAGATCATCGCCGAGCTCGAGGCCGATGCGCGCGGGCCGTACGCGGGCGGCGTCGGCTATTTCGCCCCCGACGGCAATATGGACAGCTGCATCGTGCTGCGCACCGCGATCGTGAAGGACGGCGAAATGCACGTCCAGGCCGGCGCGGGCATCGTCGCCGACAGCGACCCCGCTTACGAACAGCGCGAATGCGAGGCCAAGGCCGGCGCCTTGTTCGCCGCGGCACGCGAGGCGGTGCGGCTCGCCGGGACGCCGGGTTACGGCCAGTGA
- a CDS encoding phosphodiester glycosidase family protein — MRRAALASVSAATLLAGFIFFQHYGNSATPGAPDACKIVTFEGKRFTECIAVPGKHRIDTKITGSDGTIYRGFARLAADIDTSRVAFAVNGGMYDVRSRPIGYYAESGKRLYPLNTRDAGGNFYLKPNGVFFGDADGKWRVMTSEDFATIVNRRPSFGTQSGPMLLIGGKLHPKIAADGTSLKLRNGVGVDAAGRAHFVISNEPVAFGTLARFLRDQAGARDALFLDGTVSALWDPAHGRLDARYPLGPLILVSMRSAD; from the coding sequence GTGAGGCGCGCCGCGCTGGCCTCGGTCAGCGCGGCCACCCTGCTCGCGGGCTTCATATTCTTTCAGCATTACGGCAACTCGGCGACTCCCGGCGCGCCCGATGCCTGTAAAATTGTGACCTTCGAGGGCAAGCGCTTCACCGAATGCATCGCCGTCCCCGGCAAGCACCGGATCGACACGAAGATCACCGGCTCCGACGGCACAATCTATCGCGGCTTCGCGCGGCTCGCGGCCGATATCGACACCAGCCGCGTCGCCTTTGCAGTCAACGGCGGCATGTACGACGTCCGCAGCCGCCCGATCGGCTATTACGCCGAAAGCGGGAAGCGCCTCTATCCGCTCAACACGCGCGATGCGGGCGGCAATTTCTATCTCAAGCCGAACGGCGTCTTCTTCGGTGACGCCGACGGCAAATGGCGGGTCATGACGAGCGAGGATTTCGCGACGATCGTGAACCGGCGCCCATCGTTCGGGACCCAGTCGGGTCCGATGCTGCTGATCGGGGGCAAACTCCACCCGAAGATCGCCGCCGACGGCACCTCGCTGAAGCTCCGCAACGGCGTCGGCGTCGACGCGGCGGGCCGCGCCCATTTCGTCATCTCGAACGAGCCCGTTGCCTTCGGCACCCTCGCCCGCTTCCTGCGCGACCAGGCGGGCGCCCGCGACGCGCTGTTTCTCGACGGGACGGTGTCCGCGCTCTGGGACCCGGCGCACGGCCGTCTCGACGCGCGCTACCCGCTCGGTCCGCTGATCCTTGTATCGATGCGCAGCGCCGACTAG
- a CDS encoding alpha/beta fold hydrolase, producing the protein MRNYLAPLALLLASTVPASIQAQAQTVEGAVEGDAILKDFTFGTGEKLPEIKMHYTTLGTPQRDKKGNVTNAVMILHGTGGTGKQFFQPQFANELFGPGQLLDTAKYYVILPDNLGHGGSSKPSDGLRMQFPKYDYDDMVSAQYRMLTEKLGVKSLKLILGTSMGCMHAFVWGETHPGFAERLAPFACQPVEIAGENRMWRTLSIDAIKADPLWKDGNYTDPPLGGLRTAASLTMIAGANPYALQAQYPTRIAAEKYKDEAFARTFGRNDANDTIYQLDSSRNYNPWPNLEKITVPVLWINSGDDFINPPGYSYPEDGVKRMPKARYILIPASAETKGHGTHTWAKFWKDDLAKLMAE; encoded by the coding sequence ATGCGCAACTATCTCGCCCCCCTCGCCCTGCTGCTCGCCAGTACCGTTCCCGCATCGATTCAGGCTCAGGCCCAGACGGTCGAAGGCGCCGTCGAGGGCGACGCGATCCTCAAGGATTTCACCTTCGGCACCGGCGAAAAGCTGCCCGAAATCAAGATGCACTACACGACGCTCGGCACGCCGCAGCGCGACAAGAAGGGCAATGTCACCAACGCCGTGATGATCCTCCACGGCACCGGCGGCACGGGAAAGCAATTCTTCCAGCCGCAGTTCGCGAACGAGCTGTTCGGTCCCGGCCAGCTGCTCGATACGGCCAAATATTACGTCATCCTGCCCGACAATCTAGGCCACGGCGGCTCGTCGAAGCCGAGCGACGGCCTCCGGATGCAGTTCCCGAAATACGACTATGACGACATGGTCAGCGCCCAATACCGGATGCTCACCGAAAAGCTCGGCGTGAAGAGCCTGAAACTCATTCTGGGTACCTCGATGGGGTGCATGCACGCCTTCGTCTGGGGCGAGACGCACCCGGGCTTTGCCGAACGCCTCGCGCCCTTCGCATGCCAGCCGGTCGAGATCGCGGGCGAGAACCGCATGTGGCGTACCCTCTCGATCGACGCGATCAAGGCCGATCCTCTTTGGAAGGACGGCAATTATACCGACCCGCCGCTCGGCGGTCTGCGCACCGCCGCCTCGCTCACCATGATCGCGGGCGCGAACCCCTATGCGCTGCAGGCGCAATATCCGACCCGCATCGCGGCAGAGAAATACAAGGACGAGGCCTTCGCGCGCACCTTCGGCCGCAACGATGCCAACGACACCATCTACCAGCTCGATTCGTCCCGCAATTACAATCCTTGGCCGAACCTTGAAAAGATCACCGTGCCCGTGCTGTGGATCAACTCGGGCGACGATTTCATCAACCCGCCTGGCTATTCCTACCCCGAAGACGGCGTGAAACGCATGCCGAAAGCGCGCTACATCCTGATCCCCGCGAGCGCCGAAACCAAAGGGCACGGGACACACACCTGGGCCAAATTCTGGAAAGACGATCTCGCGAAACTGATGGCGGAATAG